Part of the Onthophagus taurus isolate NC chromosome 11, IU_Otau_3.0, whole genome shotgun sequence genome is shown below.
aggttttaataaatttgcacGTAGTGGAAAGGCATCGTCTACTACGAAAATAGCATTCTATGGTAAATTTTGCGCGTGTGCAGTAAGGGATTCATTCCATAATGGTTGATTGACTGCTAAAAAACTGTAATAGAAATAATGTTAGTACAATCAGTTATTCTAATTGTAAGTATAAATTTTGCAGAATATTGCAAATCACACCCGACAAGCttactaaaaaaaacaaacttaaaaaaattgtagagaatttttgtagaaaaattgtagagaaaaaagaaaattgtgtATGGCTTCAGATCTGCATCTGACTAAGCATATGAATaagatatgaatttttcttttggttACAAAACAGCCCAATGGTTGTAATATTTGGTGATATATTAAGAGTTTGTAAAGAGTTTAGAAGTGCTGTAGCTACCTCAATACTGCCTCTACCGGTTTGACTTTCAGcctaagaataaaaaattgcTTTTCTTCAATCCAAACCTGCTACATCAAACGTGTAATAACTGATTTGCCTTAagtaaaatgagtccaaaagTTTCTTCCACGGATCCTTTTCCTTGGCAATGGGGAGTTGAACCATTATTGAACTCACTTAAAGATACTCTATTTAAGCTAGATATCGAAACCACTTTCAATTTAACAGATGACTGATAATGCTTGTAGACTTTTTTCTATGTTCTAATTACTGTTAAGATAGattatttgtgttttttatctattacAATGACTTTCcacacttttaaattttttctaaaaaaacaGATTTTTGAAACAACTAACATTTAGACAACAGAAATTGAATACCCCTTTATTACAGGAATCTGTAAAAGGAACAATTTCTacccttgtttatagatatacatagTTATCCAACCGGTCGAGATGGGTTGTTCTAGCTCGTGCTGCCTCTAACGACAAAcgagaaaaacattatttatgaatgaattgaataaaattggaaatccAACTTGTAGTAGAAGTTGCAAACTcagaataaaataatataatagtatatctataaacaaggatTTGTACTTACTTtgatccaaaaaaaaatgatacagaAAATTACAAAGCAAAACtctgtttaaaaataaaaaggttcTAATCTTTCAACTCTTTTCCTGGAACTTCTTGAAGTCGTACaacttataattttttcttcatgaCTTATTGAAGTTTGCTTCAAATCCAGGTTGTCGCTCAAAATCActataaagatttaaaatcacCTTTTACGTGAATGCTACACATTTGTTCGTACatcttttgatttattaattcgttatttattcatttttaatatacaggtgcccattatgtatggaatatagtatacaggatgtctcagcgagaccggtcattagacgtttctggggttctggccaaaataaaaatttgagaattcagacataagtattatcaattacgttctcttcgtctaaaatattttcagatttctagcacttccgttTATACCGGAAGttgccacctactttatttttttaaatggaacaccctgtatatttttacatatttggatttttctgttttgaaggttgataaataagtatactttttgcaatttgattcttccgttctcgagttattcgaatttttctagaaaaatctgctccagtgGACATTTGttcataaaatcataaaacactcgatttttgagatatcagtttaggattcagaacatgtttaaacaacatgatggagtatgttttggtgccgagaatggctgtctagaacgtttggtcactttccTATGGCacattaacttttcgaaatttggaagtaccataacttaatttttttaaatggtacCCCCCGTATTTTATtgcttagtcgtcttcggcgtctcattttacatcttttatatcccatatgtcctattcctaacattaatagtttgggagataattagggttttttgaaaaatgctcatatatcatatcgatattaacctagtgtgccatggaaaacaaatgtttaatgacttattgacaaacgtcaaagtctcATTTACGTTATTtaatgcttgtgagtctaaaaccagttaaaatggatattaataacgtaaataatgtttatacctacaaatgaaaaaatccataatttattttttgtgcacgaaaagtgcaacaaagttcttagtagaacttgcttgaatgtttaatgaaaattatccacatttacctccgatgacaaaagttaaatttagaagaatagaagcattttttttgcattttggacgaattaatcacgtgttaaactgagcaaaaaatgtagtagataatgcaacggaagaggtgaataccttggcttatttcgagcccagtcccaacacctcaattcgagctgccaaagaagatctgggaatcatactacgaactttatCCCGCTTTTtatgcacaaaaaataaattaagaatttcttgatttgagtaaatattactttcgttattgttatcgattttaagtCTTTTCagaactaatattaagggacctaacggataattattagctcatatgcatcaagtgacgtacacaagtgagtctttgacaagaactcattgaaaAGGCTTGTTTAACatttaacgtgccatagtaaagtgaccaaacgttctagacagccgttctcgacaccaaaacatacttcatcatgttgcttaagcatgttctgaatcctaaatatatatcccaaaaatcgagtgttctctgattttttgaacaaatgtctgctggagcagatttttctagaaaaattcgaataactcgagaacggccgaatcaaattgcaaaaagtaatcTTATTTAtcaaccttgaaaacagacaaatccaaatatctaaaaatatacagggtgttccacttaaaaaaataaagtaggtggcgaattccggtataaccggaagtgcaagaaatctgaaaatattttattagaagagatcgtaattgataatacttaagtctgaattctcaaatttttattttcgctagaaccccagaaacgtctaatgaccggtctcactgagacaccctgtatatcttggtaggtatcaacattataaaaaaacattttatacaaaagttgtttaatattttatttgccataataagactgtATTCAATTGTTTCTAATTCAGACaacaaatgagtaacgaataacacttgaatttttttaaatggcaacgtaccatttcgttaggctcatttgatagagattacatttctctttacgatgacgtaaaatttttgtaccattacatcacaaaatttttgaaaaaaatgtaaaaattttttattaataaaaataaatcaataacattaatctagatatccgagatcgtccaGTACCTTGAATTATtaccgtaaattaaatttacatacaaaataaaacaaataaacgaaaaattagtgtacagtgtacatctccaataattcgaggtacttgacgatctcggatatctagattaatgttagtaaaatttttaatcattagttcaattttcttaataaacaatttttaattttttaaaaaaaattttctgatataaggatactaaaattttacgtcatcgtaaagagaaaaaaatctgTATCAAATGggcctaacgaaagggtacattaccattaaaaaaaaacttcaagtgttattcgttgctcatttgttttctgaaataaaaactattgaatgctgtcttattatggcaaataagatatgaaacaacttttgtataaaatatttttttataaagtcggTACCTAACGAGATACTtaattccatacataatgggcaccctgtattaTCTATTGGTcgtaaaatttaacttttcaaaatatttatttttacgttAACGTCAAATTATTAGTTATATTGTCAATcaaactcaaaattaaaatgatttaacttgaaaatatgttcTCAAAATTATCAGTTTTTAAGCTCCCGAATGTGGTGGCAAAGATCTTCAAACGATCTCTTAACACCGGTGGTTATTGCGAATGGTCAATCGAAGAACCTCAACGTCCGATGACCGTATCCATCATAGGTGGTCACACGGGGGAAGGCGTCCTTGCAACTTTCCTCTTGAAACAAACTAAATTAGTCGACGAAATACGTTTATATTCTGGTTTGATCAGTCCGTGTGGACAAGGATATGATATGAGCCACATTGATACGAGTCCTCAAATCAAAGCATATACCggccaaaaatttttaagggATGTTATTACCGATGCTCATATTGTTTTGATATGCGGTGGTCATCCAAAGAAACCTTGTACAACTACGGAGGAATTATTTGAGAGTAACGCAGATTATGTTAGAAATATTGCCATGTATGTTGGAGAGTTTAATCCAAAAGCAATTGTTTGTATCTCTACTCCACCTGTCGGAGCATGTGTCCCTTTGGTAGCAGaggttttaaaaaagaatgcaGCATACGATCCAAGAAAAGTAATCGGAATTATGACGTTGGGTTCAATTAGAGCCACTTCGATTACAGCTAAATACACCAATAATAATCCAAGTGATGTTATTGTACCTGTTATTGGTGCTCTAAGTAGAGATACTTTAATTCCCGTTTTTTCACAAATTAGGCCAGAAATTCATATTgacgaaaaacttttacaattaTTAAGAGATAAAATCGCCTCCGCTGAAGATGAAGCTTTAGACTTGAAATACATCGAAAGCACTGGATCTTGCTTCCTTTCGAGTGCTTTTGCAACAGCAAGATTCACTGCTTCCGTTATTAAAGGGTTGAAAGGTGACGCTAACGTTGTCGAATGCGGTTTTGTTCGTCAATTAGGGCACATACAGGAATTTTTACCTTATATGGGATCTATTGTTAAACTAGGTAAGTATAAACTTATTGATACATTTCGCCTGTTAATATTCAGCATTTCATTCAGGTAAAGATGGTGTTGAACAATATTATATGCCCACGATAACTGATGATGAATGCAAACAACTTCAAAAAGCTTATCCTTTAATTAAATCTCAAATCGAAATGGGAGAGACTTTTGTCTTAGGTGCTCAAAGAAAAGCTCGAATAAACCTAAAATCCCCTCTGTATTGCCAAATGATTCGTAAGAAACCGATCACGATGATTGGGGATGTTAAAATCGATTTGAACGAATTGGATATTGATAAGAACGAGAGATGTATTGAAATAATTCGATAAATTATATAGAGAcgtattttcaataaaacagTGCTAGTTATGTCTATGTACTTCTATTTATaacttattttaattcataaacgAAGAGTTAATAATAACTAGGTACGTACATTTTTGATACTGtttaacaaaacaatttttaagaaaatagtTGAGTTTCCTTCACACAGACTGCTGCGAATTTTCGGAACGAGCTGACGTTCGTCTCGATAGAAATTAAGGTTGtgataaaagaaagaagaaaagcaAGAATATGGAATAAATCTAGAAACGCcgcatataaaagaaaattcaaccGAATAAGCAACCAGGCAAGcttacaaatcaaaaaatttaatcaaaggttcgaaaaatattttaatgatttatccTTGTAGCAGCTAGAGACTACTCGCTATGGAAAGCAACTTGTAGATTCAGACAAACTGTTTGTGTGGCGCCGGTAAATGGGATAAAAACGGCCTAAAAAATGCCCAATCTAGCTGATGTATTTCAACcgaataatataaatatataaatgtaGGACTGCTggggaaataaataaaaaaaaacacgcACTCAATAACTGTAAttataatgttatttaaaaaagaataaaaacaaaacaaaaccagGTAATGTCTTTTGTAACTATGAACATGTTTTATACATTTCAACAGTTATGGTCTCtgatatttcttatatttcgATTCACAAACGTCTTCTTCTCTTAG
Proteins encoded:
- the LOC111413175 gene encoding malate dehydrogenase, mitochondrial-like, encoding MFSKLSVFKLPNVVAKIFKRSLNTGGYCEWSIEEPQRPMTVSIIGGHTGEGVLATFLLKQTKLVDEIRLYSGLISPCGQGYDMSHIDTSPQIKAYTGQKFLRDVITDAHIVLICGGHPKKPCTTTEELFESNADYVRNIAMYVGEFNPKAIVCISTPPVGACVPLVAEVLKKNAAYDPRKVIGIMTLGSIRATSITAKYTNNNPSDVIVPVIGALSRDTLIPVFSQIRPEIHIDEKLLQLLRDKIASAEDEALDLKYIESTGSCFLSSAFATARFTASVIKGLKGDANVVECGFVRQLGHIQEFLPYMGSIVKLGKDGVEQYYMPTITDDECKQLQKAYPLIKSQIEMGETFVLGAQRKARINLKSPLYCQMIRKKPITMIGDVKIDLNELDIDKNERCIEIIR